The genomic region aaaataaactctaataaaatatataagtagaaacataataaacttttataaataagtagaaagaattatcaaagtattttctgtgaaaacattaaaagcaaaaagaattttcataaaataaatacaaacagcaaaaaagaaaataaaataaattagtataaacaaaataaacttttataaataagtagaaaaaataaaataaataagtagaaacaaaataaaataaaataaaataaacttttataaaataaatatgtagaaacaaaataaaataaaataaaatcaacttttataaaataaatatatagaaacaaaataaaataaaccattacaaaataaaaaaataaagcaacaaagaaaacaaaaaaaattggaaaaaatataaaaaatgccacctactaggccaccacggcctgaatacgactagaaacccagctagttgggccaggattcaggccggcagaaggcccagcaggcccacatgcAAATACTGTGTGTTTAGGCtcgaaagcctgcatttgagaggagctcaagagggcaGCGGGAGCGGGGCTTATaacccactctcgagctccctcaactagcgaggtgggactaaactttcgtgccgcgatgcaggcagcactgggcctttggtcccggttggtggcaccaaccgggactaaaggggtccattggtaccggttcgtggcaccaaccggtaccaatgccccccctttagtcccggttggtgcctccaaccgggaccaaagacctctgcttcctgccctttgggctgctaaaaagaggcctttggtcccggttggaggcaccaaccgggactaaaggggggcattggtccaggttggtgccacgaaccgggaccaatgctctgcctATATAAGCAGCATTCGTGAAAATTTGGTTCAGTTCGTTCttccccgccgccaggctgcccgttcGTCTCTGCCTCGCCATCGCCCCACGCTGTCCCGTGCcaccccgacaccgtcgccgcaccccgccccgcgccccGTGCCCCGGCGACGCCGCCGGCCCCTGCCCGTCCCGCCCCGCCCCACCCCGCGCCGCACCTCACCTCGACCGACGGCCCCTGCCCCTCACACACCGCCGCCGTtgctgtcgccgtcgccgtccccgacaCCATCGCCATGAGCAAAATTTTTGCTAATTTAATTTGATGTTAGTAGTAGTTAATTTATATGTGTAgtataatttagatgtgtagttaattgagttagattttgttagatttttttttaaattttttgttagatttttttgtagttcatagatttttttgttagatgcatagtaatttagatgtgtagttcatagatttttctgttagattttttttcatattgtgtaattaatttgttcatattgtgttagattttttttctgttaatagattttttggggatattattgttgaatatgcatgtttgtatgttcatatatatgcaaagatcgaatatgtcaaatttttatgatttttttctgttcatagagtttttatgattttttttctgttgtaattttgttcatagaattttaatgatttgtctgttcatagtattttctttgtcaatttatgtatatgttcatattgtgtatgtattgGAAAATAGtgcatgatcaaagtcatttatgaatatgttcatatttagaatagaggaaaaaggaaaaaataagaagagaaagtgtttaatataattagttagaaaaataatagaactatagttaaactagtttatttttagtaagtactactttattttatttatagtaagtgcttcatatatagttgaactagctagttgatttaataaactactttattttactatatatagaagtattttgtttttagtaagtactactttatttatttatagtaagtgcttagtagttgaactagttgatttaattaataaaactactttatttaactatatatagaagtagttcccgcatcgaaatcgacgatgcctatcccgcatcctcgtcgtcgtcgactcggcggtggaggcctgcttgatcagggccatgttcaggACTggactccgccgggctggtattgggaggtgctaccttccaggagacgtaggttggtgaggaggcagcccgttgttgaagtttggtggtggtcgcgtgggccagtgacgatgccgaggcttccggacaccgcggaggtggtacgtcaccgtgtcaacgaagaggacgagcatgtccgtcgctacatggttgcattggagggcaggttcgacaatacctggcaggttattcagggatctcactggagctatgatcctgtgatggttccttatctttgggtgtccaccgcccgcgacgatacccgtcgggcgctacggttctagctgtattagcgatgctatatgtatgattgtattcgaggagtattagtgataatattcgacgatgtacggacacaagagatgatgtatttttggttataattgaatgcatgctaatttaaatactactttattttatgatttggttttgcttattgaatgctcatattggaaaagtactcctactttgaatgctaaaagaagagcactctatgcagaaatctaggagccccctccatcatccacgccgtcgtgggggtagcttctccttcattcccgtgtgctagacaatttggtgtaatagtgcactcgggaatgaaaggaggagctaccatcaccgatagtcaacccgtgattaataataatgatctaatttaggttttttagtacatatatttaattgtacaagtttaatatttgaattatgaacataggccggaaatgtcgtactcggatgacgaaaaccgcccgggggagtgcgactggtgccacgacgaccgaggtatgtgcgacaggttccttgagttggacgaagatcggcgcttcagcattaaactcgaggagaccttcaatgttcatacggtacgcaacgacgacaatagtttttttcataattaagcacgtcttcaactattttaacgtgtatttttcatcttttccaattcgactagcttatcccatgctatgtaagatgttatgtcttggagaggatgggttttgaagaccatgaaagtatggaagccaaaataattcacctaaggacccatcatggtgtggattttgaagtaaagttgtacaatgctgagagtataacccattttggttgcaaaaattgggaagcactttgcaagatgtatggttttgatgagggtatgcttgtcaccatggatgttggtgatcctacaatcgagcaagacaatatggacatttgggtccctgtggatacacctccaattcttccctcatgtgagcttaacatagttattaagtaatttatattgtttatttcaaaatagttgacagcttatttccattgacagcttattttcattcttcaaagaatgtgcggaagatggtagacaaaacccactacaccgatggctccgaattaacttataaggagaaaaatcatatgATCGCATTttatactgatcttgagaattacaatgtctacagtcgaactcctcaacattatggtcaatacgtgccattagtgcacgtgttgaactacggtaactaccatggagataccctggtaagatttttactattacgatatccgtgcatctttttgcatacttctaaaactagtacatcattgctaactacgaagttattactatgtttttcaatagataatcctgaatgattgtgtgcctcatctgatgtatacgcacagtcgccttgatgttttgaacatacaaccaggtcatcctacgaatctcaactgtccataccagatttctaaaataagtggagacatgataatcaaagaacgggaaaaaatgtatggacagtcgtaaggagcttcatGGAAGCAAAAGggagcgaagcgcaagaattggagacaggatgatctccattcttcataatggagagtcagggtctatattgttttatgctattttatcttaagtgtgtttaggtctacctgatactgatgatgtgctaagaacaattatatagggttgggttcgatgactatgagtatgatgatcgtatgacttgttattaataacgagtagaagttgtatgatgatgcatgattaggaggacttgttattatatatgatgatgtatgatgcgagcatgaagagttattatatatcagcgggtgaaatgaacatagtagtagcgttggtaaaccaagcacgaagataagagatgacacttctctctattagctagctaataacaacctaaattaacccccaaaacccctaaaccagccactttaaAAAAAAAACCTCAGCTGCAGCCAGcttctgacgcgtggatgccttttggtctcggtttatgtcaccaaccgggaccaaaggcccccctgcctgggctacccgcagcggccacgtggatgcccatttgtcccggtttgtgtaagaaccgggactaaaggggggaggcattagtaacaaCCTATTGTAATCATTCCATTGATTAGAACTCCAAGGCATGATGTATGCCTTTTACTCATCTAAGATAAACCCACTGTGTCATCATCATCGCTATTGAGGCATCAACCTTCCTTCTGTTGTCTTTACACGACTTCTCGTAGATCGTAACGTCGGCGGCGGTGTATTAATCATCAAAAGATAGGAGTGATGAACCATTGCTATGCTTGTGAGAGGAGGCCGGTGCAAGGGGCGGAAACATTGTTTTTGTGGAGTTACTTTTTGCCCTATATAATAAAGATTTAGTAGATGCCTACTTTCAGAAAAGATGTGATTAACTTTAAACAAAGGACCTTCTTATCAGGCGAACGTTCGCTGGGAGGGTGGCTACTGTGAATGTCTTCTACGGCAATTTTAGTTGTAGAGGTGAAAATTTCTCATGGCAATTCTTTTCTAGAGGAGTCGATCTTTTTAGAAAACTGCCATTATTTAATctcaatcaaatcaaatcaaacggaCGCGTGGGAGTTCGCTAGGGGTTCCTTCTCAGTGAACGCTCGTCAATTAGCGTTATAGGAAGCTCCCAAAAAGGGGAGGACTTTGAAATTAAGGTGGACACAAATTTGGAGTTCTTTTCGAATTGTGCCTAATTCCACACCAATAATAAGCTGCTAAAAAAAGCGGAAAAAAAGGTGCCAtcatcgttttcctctccgccggCCTCAGTCCCACCGCGGCTCGACCTGCCGCTGCCGCAGAGAACACCCCAACGCCTCCTCCTCTTCCGCGGCGACCACCCCAACGCCTCCGCCTTTCACGGGCGGCCGTCCCCCGTTCCCGTTCGACCTTCCGGCTCCGCAATTCCGGCCACCGGTTGGTTTCTGAGGTATGAGCACACTCTCATCCATCCATGATTACTTAAACTCCATTGCTGCCCTGGAGATATTCTGGGTGCACAACATCTGGATCTGCCCATGTTCCTCCCCACCAAAGGAAACtgttttttttttcattctttttttggtGGTGGTGGGGGCTTGATTTCTTATGAATATTTGTTAGAGAAAATTTATTTTAACTGGGTTATTCCTTGCACTTCATTGCAGTTCAGAATGGGGAACTTCGTGCCTGGAATTGTAAGTAGAGTGGATCATTGTCATCCAAGGATATCAAGCCATCAAATTGAGCCATTGACCATTTTGGCTTTCAGAGCTATATCAGAGCACATAAGACGACGTAAAGTGTTTGATCGAAAGCTGATAGCAAACGGCCGGTTTCAACTGCTGAGCATTCTGCTTTGTGGAGTAATCCATGCCAAGGGAATAACAGGGGAAGATCGATGTAAACTGTGCTGCATTCTCATCTGTGGAGTTATATCTGACTACATCCATCATGGACCAATTGATGCAAAGGAATCAGCGATTGATCTGTTTGGAGACCTTCCAGAGGTACTGCGCTCCACCTCGTCTCTGTTGATTGCAGATTACTAATTTCTACTTGTGTGCAAATACGATATATCTTTTTATTCTGCAGGACGTGCTATGCACAATTTTTTCAAAGTTGCCTCTGGAAGAGGCTGTAAGAACCAGTGCCGTATCAAGGAAATGGAGATACTTGTGGATGCTTTGCTCTAAATTGAATTTCGATGGAAATACAGTATGTGGAAAAAACAATTATGAGAAAAGAATGTATACTCTAATGTTCACTCGCATTGTTGATAGGGTCCTGGAACAGTATCGTGGCAAGTTGGTGGAAGAGCTTGCAATCAAAATTGAGTTGAACTGGATGTTGGTTGAACATCTTGATAATTGGGTTCGTTTTGCTGTATCATCGCGGACAAAGGCACTAGTTTTTGATTTAGCACGAGAACAGCGTCAACCTCCAGGTTGTGTTGATCGGTACAAATTTCCATTTGAGCTTTTAGACGAGGACAGTATATGCCGTCTACAGAAACTTCATCTTAGCTTTGTAGATTTCCAGCCACCGATGCATTTCAGTGGTTTCCCTAACCTAAGGAAGCTTGATCTGAGCATAGTGAGTGTCAATGGGAAGGATATTCAACATATGTTGTCAAACTGTTGTAACCTAGAGTGGCTGAGTATTGTTAGATGCCATCTCAATGGTGAACTAAAGGTTAACGGCCCACTGCCCCACCTGCTATACTTGAAAATTGCTTCCTGCAGATTAACAAATATAGCATTCCATGCCGTGAACCTTGAGACTTTCGAATACAGAGGACTGGCGGTGCCTATTGACCTCAGTAAATCATCGGAACTGAAATGTGCAAACATATGGTATTATGGAGACACGCTCGAGCACACTATTACTGTTCTTGCTAATGTGCTTATAAATGTGCAACATCTGACCCTCGATACGGCCTGTGAACCTCCAAAGGTTCGCTCTTATACCATCCTTTAAGTCATGGATTATCCTATAATATCACATGACTGATCATGACCTTTGGTTATCTATCTTTCAGATTCCCTGTTTGATGCATTACCGATGCAAATTTTCTCAGATGACGCATTTACAATTGAGGTTGGTTTATATCGAAGAATTCAATATATTATCTTTGGTCTCTTTTGTGAGGTCTGCTCCTTTCATCAAGAAGTTAGAGCTGGACGTAAGTACTCATATTGCATTACTGCTTCTTTCAACGCATTGGATGTCTCGTTTTTGGACCATGCCAACTATCATGCTGTCAACATGTGATGAGAATTGAGAAGTACTGTGCTGGACCGTTTCTTTTATTGCATATGCTGTCCTGGAACTGATGGATGGATATAGGCTGCTATACTTGTTCGTTTTACCACTCTCTTTGTTTGGAAGGCACTAGTTTTTTGTTCAATATTAATCTTTCATGAAATAAAATGACAATTTAACAAAAGTCTGTTTGAGACTTGCTCACGTACTCACATTATGTTCTTGACTTTCAGTAATAGTCACAATCCTTCGCATCATACTTCATTTTTTGTTCAAACTTTTTTTTTTGACCATGGTTTTTGGTTTAAACTTGCAGTTTCGTTTCCCTAGTTATGTGCATTCGGTACAAGAATCTGATGAACCTATCAGGAAGCTACCGGAGCGTCTGTTCAATAACTTAAAGAGTTTGTATGTTACAGGATTTAAAGCATGCATCGGTCAAGTTGAGTTCCTTTCACACATGGTGGAAAATTCCCCTGCACTGGAGATTTTAAGTATAGATCATTCAGACAAATATCCCCTAGAAGGCCATGAAAGAGACACGAAAACGGTTGTTGACGTAGTCCATAGAACTGCTAGAAGGTATCTCGAAGGGAAGATTTCGTCCAAGTGCACCCTAATATTACTTTAAGGGATTTGTTGGTATAGGGATGTACATTGTATCTCTATCTAGGGATTGAAAATCCGATGCGGTGGCATCTTTAAACATGTCTGCATTGGTCACTACTATGTGCATTGTGATTTGGTTTTGCACGGTCCATTATAATATTGATGAAATGAACATGCTTCCCTTTGCATAAATGCGCTGTTTGCCCTCCACTACAGTACTCGTTGCGTACAACTCTATTAACCTCGGAGTTCCACGTTTTCACCCCATTTTAGATGATGTATATGCTTCCTCCCTGCACGACATGTATGGACAcatggggccttctcttttttagcAGGCACGCAGCCCTAgttgttttagtttttttttcacCTCGCCGTCTCCCCCATGCTATCAGGTGTGGCGTTGGGTGTTATCCGATCATCCAAAGCATTCCCGCCTAACCAGTAACTGCTTGCTTCTGTATAATTCTTCTATTTTTATTCCTCTTGGTTTACCGGCTGTTGTTCCTCTGGTTACCGGTTGTGCTCTCATCGGGCGCCAGCAGCTGCCTCCGCTGGTCGAGCTCGCTGCTGACCTACTCAGGCAAGCACGCAGCTGCAGAGCTGAGCTGCTGCTCCTGGACTTAAGGTAATTTTAAATTTACCTCATCATTTTTCCTAGTGTATCCGTTGAATTGAATCTTAAACTGATGCATTTTGTATTATTTTCATGTCATAGAAATACAAGATAGTAATATTGGTCTTGTTAACTGAAACTTGAGTTGCTGATGTGGAGTTAACTGAAACTTGTTAACTGATGCAGAGTAATATTGCTTAACTCTGTGCACTTGATTCTGTGCTTAAAATGGAGTAGCTTGGAGTAATTTAGTGTAGGACTTTTGCTTGGAGTAACTTTAACTGAAAATTTTCAGTTTCAGTTAAAGTTaaaaagggcagccccagtgcatctagctcccgcttgtgcagggtctggggaagggtccgaccactttgggtctattgtacgcagcctttccctacatttctgtaagaggctaaCTGAAAAAAAAACAGTTAAATGAAAATATTCAGTTAACTTTAACTGAAAATTTTCAGTTAAAGTTAACTGAATATGATCAAATGATAACGCTAACAAATATTTTCAGTTAATGAATCCCTTGCACTATTTTTCAATTAAAGTTAACTGAAATGATAATGCTAACAAATGCTAGTGTTTCCAGTTAACTTTTTCAGGAAGGGGCTATGGTATCCTGAGGACCAGAGACTGTGGGACTACATCTTCAAGCATGGCCTTGGCTGCTGGACTGCTGTCCCTGCAAGGGCttgtgagctctctctctctctctctctctctctcaatgtaGGAGTACTTCTTTCCCTTTTCATGCATGGAAATTGCTGC from Triticum aestivum cultivar Chinese Spring chromosome 4A, IWGSC CS RefSeq v2.1, whole genome shotgun sequence harbors:
- the LOC123084051 gene encoding F-box/FBD/LRR-repeat protein At4g26340-like, whose translation is MGNFVPGIVSRVDHCHPRISSHQIEPLTILAFRAISEHIRRRKVFDRKLIANGRFQLLSILLCGVIHAKGITGEDRCKLCCILICGVISDYIHHGPIDAKESAIDLFGDLPEDVLCTIFSKLPLEEAVRTSAVSRKWRYLWMLCSKLNFDGNTVCGKNNYEKRMYTLMFTRIVDRVLEQYRGKLVEELAIKIELNWMLVEHLDNWVRFAVSSRTKALVFDLAREQRQPPGCVDRYKFPFELLDEDSICRLQKLHLSFVDFQPPMHFSGFPNLRKLDLSIVSVNGKDIQHMLSNCCNLEWLSIVRCHLNGELKVNGPLPHLLYLKIASCRLTNIAFHAVNLETFEYRGLAVPIDLSKSSELKCANIWYYGDTLEHTITVLANVLINVQHLTLDTACEPPKIPCLMHYRCKFSQMTHLQLRLVYIEEFNILSLVSFVRSAPFIKKLELDVSTHIALLLLSTHWMSRFWTMPTIMLSTCDEN